The following proteins are encoded in a genomic region of Betaproteobacteria bacterium:
- the gatC gene encoding Asp-tRNA(Asn)/Glu-tRNA(Gln) amidotransferase subunit GatC — MSLCLEDVKRIARLARIAVSDEEADAVLGQMNGIFALIEEMQAVPTASIEPMSHAQDVVVRLREDVVSEGDQHELFQSIAPQVEAGLYLVPKVIE, encoded by the coding sequence ATGTCCCTCTGTCTTGAAGACGTCAAGCGCATCGCCCGACTCGCCCGCATTGCCGTGAGCGACGAGGAAGCGGACGCGGTGCTGGGTCAAATGAACGGCATCTTCGCACTCATCGAGGAGATGCAAGCGGTGCCGACTGCCAGCATCGAGCCGATGTCGCACGCGCAGGATGTCGTCGTACGGTTGCGCGAGGATGTCGTGTCCGAAGGCGATCAGCACGAACTGTTCCAGAGTATTGCGCCTCAAGTCGAGGCCGGACTCTACCTCGTTCCGAAGGTCATCGAGTAA
- the gatA gene encoding Asp-tRNA(Asn)/Glu-tRNA(Gln) amidotransferase subunit GatA yields MLNASLTELARLLEAKQISSVELTQSLLGRIERLNPTLNAFVTVRAETSLAQAREADARRARGDALPLTGIPVAQKDIFCAHGWPTTCGSRMLSNFVAPYDAEIIRRFDAAGVVNLGKTNMDEFAMGSSNETSFFGPVRNPWAPAAVPGGSSGGSATAVAARLAPAATGTDTGGSIRQPAALCGISGIKPTYGVVSRYGMIAFASSLDQAGPMAKSAEDLALLLNVMAGFDPRDSTSLDRPPEDYARDLAKPLTGLRIGLPKQYFAEGVNADVLRAIEEAIAGFRRLGCETVEVDLPNTRLSIPVYYVLAPAEASSNLARYDGVRYGHRAAHYTDLTDMYQKSRAEGFGPEVKRRILIGTYVLSHGYYDAYYLQAQKLRRLIAHDFAEAFKVCDVIMGPTSPTTAFDLGAKSGDPVQMYLSDIFTIAVNLAGLPGMSIPAGFGDDGRPVGLQVIGNYFSEARMLNVAHQYQLATDWHRRVPAGLEVDAQ; encoded by the coding sequence ATGTTGAACGCCAGTCTCACGGAACTTGCCCGCCTGCTGGAGGCGAAGCAGATCTCCAGCGTCGAACTCACCCAGTCGCTGCTCGGCCGTATCGAGCGTCTGAATCCGACCCTGAACGCCTTCGTCACCGTTCGTGCGGAGACGAGCCTGGCTCAGGCACGCGAGGCGGACGCGCGTCGCGCGCGCGGGGACGCGCTGCCGTTGACCGGTATTCCCGTGGCGCAGAAGGATATCTTCTGCGCGCACGGCTGGCCGACCACCTGCGGCTCGCGGATGCTGTCGAACTTCGTCGCGCCCTATGACGCCGAGATCATCCGCCGCTTCGATGCCGCCGGCGTGGTCAACCTCGGCAAGACCAACATGGACGAGTTCGCCATGGGGTCGTCCAACGAGACTTCCTTCTTCGGACCCGTCCGCAATCCGTGGGCACCGGCTGCGGTTCCCGGCGGCAGTTCCGGCGGCTCCGCGACGGCGGTGGCGGCCCGGCTGGCACCGGCAGCGACCGGCACCGACACCGGCGGATCCATCCGCCAGCCGGCGGCGCTGTGCGGTATTTCCGGCATCAAGCCCACGTACGGCGTGGTCTCGCGCTACGGCATGATCGCTTTCGCGTCGAGCCTCGATCAGGCGGGCCCGATGGCGAAGTCCGCCGAGGATCTCGCGCTGCTGCTCAACGTCATGGCCGGATTCGACCCGCGCGATTCGACCAGCCTCGATCGTCCGCCGGAGGACTACGCGCGTGACCTGGCGAAACCGCTGACGGGGCTGCGCATCGGTCTGCCCAAGCAGTACTTTGCCGAGGGCGTGAACGCCGATGTGCTTCGCGCCATCGAGGAGGCGATCGCGGGCTTTCGCCGCCTCGGATGCGAAACCGTCGAGGTCGACCTGCCCAATACGCGGCTGTCGATCCCGGTTTATTACGTGCTCGCGCCGGCCGAAGCGTCCAGCAACCTGGCGCGCTACGACGGTGTCCGCTACGGACATCGCGCTGCGCATTACACCGACCTCACCGACATGTATCAGAAGAGCCGCGCCGAAGGCTTCGGGCCGGAAGTGAAGCGGCGTATCCTCATCGGTACCTACGTGCTCTCGCACGGCTATTACGATGCGTACTACCTGCAGGCGCAGAAGCTGCGGCGCCTCATCGCGCACGATTTTGCCGAGGCCTTCAAGGTGTGCGACGTGATCATGGGGCCGACGTCTCCGACCACGGCCTTCGACCTGGGTGCGAAGAGCGGCGATCCGGTGCAGATGTACCTGTCGGACATCTTCACCATTGCGGTCAACCTTGCAGGGCTGCCCGGCATGTCGATTCCCGCAGGGTTCGGGGACGACGGTCGCCCGGTCGGACTGCAGGTGATCGGCAACTATTTCTCGGAGGCGCGCATGCTGAACGTCGCGCACCAGTATCAGCTGGCGACCGATTGGCACCGCCGCGTCCCCGCGGGTCTGGAGGTGGACGCGCAATGA
- a CDS encoding rod shape-determining protein, translating to MFGFLSGYFSNDLAIDLGTANTLIWVRGQGIVLDEPSVVAIRQEGGPNGKKVIQQVGLAAKQMLGRTPGNITAIRPMKDGVIADFTVTEQMLKQFIKKVHDSRLFSPSPRIVICVPCGSTQVERRAIRESAYGAGARKVELIEEPMAAALGADLPVEEPTGSMVVDIGGGTTEVGVISLGGLVYAGSVRVGGDKFDEAIINYIRRNYGMLIGETTAEEIKKEIGSAFPGSEVKEKEVKGRNLAEGIPRSFTISSNEILEALTEPLNSIVSAVKTALEQTPPELGADIAEKGMVLTGGGALLRDIDRLLMEETGLPVVVAEDPLTCVVRGSGKALEHMDRFTAIFTND from the coding sequence ATGTTCGGTTTCCTGAGCGGTTATTTCTCCAACGATCTCGCGATCGATCTCGGCACGGCCAACACGCTCATCTGGGTGCGCGGTCAGGGGATCGTGCTCGATGAACCCTCGGTCGTGGCCATCCGCCAGGAAGGCGGCCCGAACGGCAAGAAGGTGATCCAGCAGGTGGGCCTCGCAGCGAAGCAGATGCTCGGACGCACGCCAGGCAACATCACCGCCATCCGGCCGATGAAGGATGGCGTGATCGCCGACTTCACCGTTACCGAGCAGATGCTCAAGCAGTTCATCAAGAAAGTCCACGATTCCCGTCTGTTTTCCCCGAGTCCGCGCATCGTGATCTGCGTGCCCTGCGGTTCGACGCAGGTGGAACGCCGTGCGATCCGGGAGTCGGCGTACGGCGCTGGCGCGAGAAAGGTCGAACTGATCGAGGAACCGATGGCTGCGGCGCTCGGTGCAGACTTGCCGGTTGAGGAGCCGACCGGCTCGATGGTGGTCGACATCGGCGGCGGCACCACCGAAGTGGGTGTCATCTCTTTGGGCGGTCTCGTGTATGCCGGGTCGGTTCGCGTGGGCGGCGACAAGTTCGATGAAGCAATCATCAACTACATCCGCCGCAACTATGGGATGCTGATCGGCGAGACCACGGCGGAGGAGATCAAGAAGGAAATCGGCTCCGCCTTTCCGGGTTCGGAAGTGAAAGAGAAGGAGGTGAAAGGCAGAAACCTCGCGGAAGGCATTCCTCGCAGTTTCACCATCTCCTCGAACGAGATTCTCGAAGCGCTCACCGAGCCGCTCAATTCCATCGTGAGCGCGGTCAAGACCGCGCTCGAGCAAACTCCGCCGGAACTCGGAGCGGACATTGCCGAGAAGGGAATGGTGCTCACCGGGGGTGGCGCCTTGCTGCGCGACATCGACCGGCTGCTGATGGAAGAAACCGGGCTGCCTGTCGTCGTGGCGGAAGATCCTCTCACCTGCGTGGTGCGAGGCTCCGGCAAGGCACTCGAACACATGGACCGCTTCACCGCCATTTTCACCAACGACTAG
- the gatB gene encoding Asp-tRNA(Asn)/Glu-tRNA(Gln) amidotransferase subunit GatB has product MKWEIVVGLETHAQLSTQSKIFSGAATAFGAAPNAQACAVDVALPGVLPVLNRGAVERAIRFGLAVGATINRRSVFARKNYFYPDLPKGYQISQYELPVVAGGAVRVPLKDGEKTVRLVRAHLEEDAGKSLHEDFHGLSGIDLNRAGTPLLEIVSEPDLRGAQEAVAYAKTLHSLVRYLDICDGNMQEGSFRCDANVSVRPHGATELGTRCEIKNLNSFRFLEKAIEYEAARQIAIIEDGGSIAQETRLFDSERGETRSMRSKEEAHDYRYFPDPDLLPLEIPDAWLDGVRASLPELPDAKRARFVSEYGIPPYDAAVLTSSRELAAYFEETVSELPAEPKLSANWVMGEVSGHLNRDGLEIGGSPVSSTALAGLLRRVADGTISGKIAKDVFEAMWAGEGDADAIIDAKGLRQISDSGELERIADAIIAANPGQVAEYRGGRDKLFAFFVGQVMKQTQGKANPAQVNEILRKKLAP; this is encoded by the coding sequence ATGAAATGGGAAATCGTCGTCGGGCTGGAGACGCACGCCCAGCTTTCCACGCAGTCGAAGATCTTCTCCGGCGCGGCCACGGCCTTCGGCGCGGCACCGAACGCACAGGCATGCGCGGTGGACGTCGCATTGCCGGGCGTATTGCCGGTGTTGAACCGCGGTGCGGTCGAGCGCGCGATCCGCTTCGGGCTTGCGGTGGGCGCCACCATCAACCGCCGCTCGGTGTTCGCGCGCAAGAACTACTTCTACCCCGATCTCCCCAAGGGCTATCAGATCAGTCAGTACGAGCTGCCCGTGGTGGCGGGTGGTGCCGTACGCGTGCCGCTGAAGGACGGCGAGAAGACGGTGCGGCTCGTTCGCGCGCACCTCGAAGAGGATGCCGGCAAGTCCTTGCACGAGGACTTCCACGGACTGTCGGGGATCGACCTGAACCGCGCCGGCACACCGCTGCTCGAGATCGTCTCCGAGCCCGATCTGCGCGGAGCACAGGAGGCGGTCGCCTACGCCAAGACGCTGCACTCTCTGGTGCGCTATCTCGACATCTGCGATGGCAACATGCAGGAGGGATCGTTCCGCTGCGACGCGAACGTCTCGGTACGGCCGCATGGTGCGACCGAGCTTGGCACCCGCTGCGAGATCAAGAACCTGAACTCGTTCCGCTTCCTCGAGAAAGCGATCGAGTACGAAGCGGCGCGCCAGATCGCGATCATCGAGGACGGCGGCAGCATCGCGCAGGAGACGCGGCTCTTCGATTCCGAGCGCGGCGAAACACGCTCCATGCGCTCCAAGGAAGAGGCGCACGACTATCGCTACTTCCCCGACCCGGATCTGCTGCCGCTGGAGATCCCGGATGCCTGGCTCGACGGGGTGCGCGCGTCGCTGCCCGAGTTGCCCGACGCCAAGCGTGCGCGCTTCGTGTCCGAGTACGGCATTCCTCCCTACGATGCTGCCGTGCTCACGTCGAGCCGCGAACTTGCCGCGTACTTCGAAGAGACCGTGAGCGAGTTGCCGGCGGAGCCGAAGCTGTCCGCCAACTGGGTCATGGGCGAGGTCTCCGGGCACCTCAACCGCGACGGACTCGAGATCGGGGGGTCGCCGGTATCGAGCACTGCCCTCGCGGGGCTGCTGCGCCGGGTTGCCGATGGCACCATTTCCGGCAAGATCGCGAAGGACGTGTTCGAAGCGATGTGGGCAGGCGAAGGAGATGCCGATGCGATCATCGACGCGAAGGGGCTGCGGCAGATCTCCGACAGCGGAGAACTCGAGCGCATTGCCGATGCCATCATTGCCGCCAACCCGGGTCAGGTGGCGGAGTATCGCGGCGGAC